From Coturnix japonica isolate 7356 chromosome 1, Coturnix japonica 2.1, whole genome shotgun sequence, the proteins below share one genomic window:
- the MTIF3 gene encoding translation initiation factor IF-3, mitochondrial isoform X1 has product MQCSRMTSFCVLKLLCQTTRNETRYAKRFCGTLLSRTTQKGVFSPFWMALPDTTKTNVLVFTQPFCTAEKSRKDPKRKAAFGSVGRRIPYRILHVINQDGESLGEMHRAEALRLMDEHDLKLVLLRENAEPPVYRLMTGRQIHEEKLKRAEKEKASSKTVLVQKELSFSSAIAKNDLETKTKQITQWIEKKYHVKVTIRQAKDNNTDMFTLFDQILGTVSDKATYLSKPKAIKEGMSTCILRHMSDKELKAYQKMEKQKNSTVKKDENEEAESSELH; this is encoded by the exons atgcagtgctcaag AATGACTTCTTTTTGTGTGCTGAAGCTTTTATGTCAAACGACCAGAAATGAGACTAGATACGCAAAAAGATTCTGTGGTACTCTCCTGTCACGGACAACACAAAAGGGAGTTTTCTCTCCATTCTGGATGGCGTTACCTGATACTACAAAGACAAACGTGCTTGTATTTACTCAGCCATTTTGTACAGCTGAAAAATCTCGCAAAGAtccaaaaaggaaagcagcGTTTGGAAGCGTTGGGCGAAGAATTCCCTATCGGATTTTGCACGTAATCAACCAGGATGGAGAGAGCTTAGGAgagatgcacagagcagaggcGCTCAGACTGATGGATGAACATGACCTGAAACTGGTTCTGCTTCGAGAGAATGCAGAACCTCCTGTGTACAGACTGATGACTGGGCGGCAGATTCACGAAGAGAAGCTGAAGCGcgcagagaaagaaaaagcaagttcCAAAACAG TGCTGGTTCAGAAGGAGTTATCCTTTTCTTCAGCTATTGCCAAGAATGACTTGGAGACCAAGACTAAACAGATAACACAGTGGATTGAAAAGAAATACCACGTTAAAGTGACTATCCGACAGGCAAAAGATAACAATACAGATATG ttCACGCTTTTTGATCAGATTTTGGGGACTGTGTCTGACAAAGCCACTTATCTTTCCAAGCCAAAAGCTATTAAGGAAGGAATGAGTACGTGCATCCTGAGACACATGTCTGACAAAGAGTTGAAAGCATAtcagaagatggaaaaacagaaaaacagtacggtaaagaaagatgaaaatgaagaagcagagTCAAGTGAGTTGCACTAA
- the MTIF3 gene encoding translation initiation factor IF-3, mitochondrial isoform X2: MTSFCVLKLLCQTTRNETRYAKRFCGTLLSRTTQKGVFSPFWMALPDTTKTNVLVFTQPFCTAEKSRKDPKRKAAFGSVGRRIPYRILHVINQDGESLGEMHRAEALRLMDEHDLKLVLLRENAEPPVYRLMTGRQIHEEKLKRAEKEKASSKTVLVQKELSFSSAIAKNDLETKTKQITQWIEKKYHVKVTIRQAKDNNTDMFTLFDQILGTVSDKATYLSKPKAIKEGMSTCILRHMSDKELKAYQKMEKQKNSTVKKDENEEAESSELH; this comes from the exons ATGACTTCTTTTTGTGTGCTGAAGCTTTTATGTCAAACGACCAGAAATGAGACTAGATACGCAAAAAGATTCTGTGGTACTCTCCTGTCACGGACAACACAAAAGGGAGTTTTCTCTCCATTCTGGATGGCGTTACCTGATACTACAAAGACAAACGTGCTTGTATTTACTCAGCCATTTTGTACAGCTGAAAAATCTCGCAAAGAtccaaaaaggaaagcagcGTTTGGAAGCGTTGGGCGAAGAATTCCCTATCGGATTTTGCACGTAATCAACCAGGATGGAGAGAGCTTAGGAgagatgcacagagcagaggcGCTCAGACTGATGGATGAACATGACCTGAAACTGGTTCTGCTTCGAGAGAATGCAGAACCTCCTGTGTACAGACTGATGACTGGGCGGCAGATTCACGAAGAGAAGCTGAAGCGcgcagagaaagaaaaagcaagttcCAAAACAG TGCTGGTTCAGAAGGAGTTATCCTTTTCTTCAGCTATTGCCAAGAATGACTTGGAGACCAAGACTAAACAGATAACACAGTGGATTGAAAAGAAATACCACGTTAAAGTGACTATCCGACAGGCAAAAGATAACAATACAGATATG ttCACGCTTTTTGATCAGATTTTGGGGACTGTGTCTGACAAAGCCACTTATCTTTCCAAGCCAAAAGCTATTAAGGAAGGAATGAGTACGTGCATCCTGAGACACATGTCTGACAAAGAGTTGAAAGCATAtcagaagatggaaaaacagaaaaacagtacggtaaagaaagatgaaaatgaagaagcagagTCAAGTGAGTTGCACTAA